A window from Plectropomus leopardus isolate mb chromosome 3, YSFRI_Pleo_2.0, whole genome shotgun sequence encodes these proteins:
- the exoc1 gene encoding exocyst complex component 1 isoform X4: MTAIKHALQRDIFTPNDERLLGIVNVCKAGKKKKNCFLCATVTTERPVQVKVVKVKKSDKGDFYKRQQTWELRDLTEVDAKDASKENPEFDLHFEKVYRWVASSTAEKNSFISCIWKLNQRYLRKKVEFVNVSSQLLEESVPSGESQSVAGGDEDALDDYQELSAREEQDIESMMEMCEYAISNAEAFAEQLSRELQVLDGANIQSIMASEKQVNILMQLLDEALGEVDTIEGKLSSYEEMLQSVKEQMDQISQSNRLIQISNTNNVKLLDEIQFLVNYMDLSKGHIRALQEGDLTSPKGIEACINASEALLQCMNVALRPGHEKLMAVTQQQLLFAELRDTFARRLTNHLNNVFVHQGHDQSSTLSQHTAELSLPKHSPLHRDLLRYAKLMEWLKNTHREKYEGLSRTYVDYMSRLYEREIKDFFEVAKIKMAGTTKEAKGKFGLHGSSGKLTGSTSSLNKLTVQGSNSRRSQSSSLLDMGNMSASDLDVADRTKFDKIFEQVLSELEPLCLAEQDFISKFFKLQQHPTVTPPLAQPETEEADGIPSSRMPPQAEHRHSLSSEKDLVRLMMNKIFQSIETELNSLIALGDKIDSFNSLYMLVKMSHHVWTAENVDPASYLSTTLGNVLVTVKRNFDKCISGQIRQMEEVKISKKSKVGILPFVTGFEEFAELAETIFRNAERRGDLDKAYVKLIRAVFMNVEKVASESQKTPRDVVMMENFHHIFSTLSRLKISCLDAERREAKHKYTDHLQSYVINSLGQPLEKLNHFFEGVEARVAQGVREEEVSYQLAFNKQELRKVIKEYPGKEVKKGLDNLYKKVDKHLCEEESLLQVVWHSMQDEFIRQYKHFEDLIGRCYPGSGITMEFTIQDMLEYFSSIAQSH, from the exons ATGACAGCCATCAAGCATGCTCTTCAGAGGGACATCTTCACACCCAACGATGAGCGTCTCCTCGGTATTGTTAATGTCTGCAaagcaggaaagaaaaagaagaactgCTTCTTGTGTGCCACAG TTACTACAGAGAGACCTGTCCAGGTGAAAGTGGTAAAGGTCAAGAAATCAGACAAAGGGGACTTTTACAAACGACAGCAGACTTGGGAGCTCCGAGATCTTACTGAAGTAGATGCCAAAGATGCAAGCAAG GAAAATCCTGAATTTGACCTTCACTTTGAGAAGGTGTACCGGTGGGTGGCCAGCAGTACGGCTGAAAAAAACTCTTTCATCTCCTGCATTTGGAAACTGAACCAGCGATACCTGAGGAAGAAGGTGGAGTTTGTGAATGTCAGTTCTCAGCTGCTGGAAG AGTCTGTGCCGAGCGGCGAGAGTCAGAGTGTTGCTGGTGGCGATGAGGATGCTCTGGATGACTACCAGGAGTTGAGCGCCCGTGAGGAGCAGGACATCGAGAGCATGATGGAGATGTGCGAGTACGCCATCTCCAACGCTGAAGCTTTTGCAGAGCAGCTCTCCAGGGAGCTGCAGGTTCTGGATGGG GCCAATATCCAGTCCATCATGGCATCGGAGAAGCAGGTCAACATCCTGATGCAGCTGCTGGATGAGGCGCTGGGGGAGGTGGACACCATCGAGGGAAAGCTGAGCAGCTATGAGGAGATGCTCCAGAGCGTCAAGGAGCAGATGGACCAGATCTCACAGAGCAACCGCCTCATCCAGATCAGCAACACCAACAACGTCAAACTGCTGGACGAGATCCAGTTCTTAGTg AACTACATGGACCTGTCGAAGGGACACATCAGAGCCTTGCAGGAGGGAGACCTGACCTCCCCTAAAGGCATTGAGGCCTGCATCAACGCCTCCGAAGCTCTTCTGCAGTGCATGAACGTGGCGCTCCGACCAG GCCACGAAAAGCTGATGGCTGTGACGCAGCAACAGCTCCTGTTTGCTGAGCTGAGAGACACCTTCGCTCGCCGTCTCACCAATCATCTCAACAATGTGTTTGTTCACCAG GGCCATGACCAGAGCTCCACCCTGTCGCAGCACACAGCTGAACTGAGCCTGCCCAAACACAGCCCCCTCCACAGGGACCTGCTGCGCTACGCTAAACTGATGGAGTGGCTGAAGAACACCCACAGGGAGAAATACGAGGGCCTGTCAAGG ACCTACGTTGACTACATGAGCAGATTATATGAACGAGAAATCAAAGACTTCTTTGAGGTCGCAAAGATAAAGATGGCGGGTACAACCAAGGAGGCCAAGGGCAAGTTCG GCCTTCATGGCAGCTCTGGGAAGCTGACAGGCTCGACCTCAAGCCTGAACAAGCTGACCGTGCAGGGCTCCAACAGCCGGCGTTCCCAGTCCTCCTCACTGCTCGACATGGGCAACATGTCCGCCTCTGACCTGGACGTGGCTGACAGGACCAAGTTTGACAAG atttttgagCAGGTCCTCAGTGAGCTGGAGCCTCTGTGTCTCGCAGAACAAGACTTCATCAGCAAGTTCTTCAAGCTGCAGCAGCACCCGACAGTTACACCCCCTCTCGCTCAG ccTGAAACAGAAGAGGCAGATGGAATCCCTTCGTCACGAATGCCTCCCCAGGCTGAACACAGACACTCCTTGTCATCAGA GAAGGACCTGGTGCGGCTGATGATGAATAAAATCTTCCAGAGCATCGAGACGGAGCTCAACAGTCTCATTGCTCTGGGTGACAAGATTGACAGCTTCAACTCTCTGTACATGCTGGTGAAGATGAGTCACCATGTGTGGACAGCTGAGAACGTCGACCCGGCGTCTTACCTCAGCACTACTTTGGGAAACGTGTTGGTCACTGTCAAGAGGAACTTTGACAAATGTATT TCTGGTCAGATCAGACAGATGGAGGAAGTGAAGATTTCTAAGAAAAGCAAAGTTGGTATCCTGCCTTTTGTCACTGGGTTTGAGGAGTTTGCTGAGCTGGCGGAAACAATCTTCCGCAACGCGGAGCGCCGAGGGGACCTGGATAAAGCTTATGTCAAACTTATCAGGGCTGTCTTCATGAATG TGGAGAAGGTCGCCAGTGAGAGCCAGAAGACGCCGCGGGACGTTGTGATGATGGAAAATTTCCACCACATCTTTTCCACACTGTCACGTCTAAAGATCTCCTGCCTGGACGCTGAGAGGCGAGAGgccaaacacaaatacacagaccACCTCCAATCCTATGTTATCAACTCTCTGGGTCAGCCTTTAGAAAAACTCAAT CATTTCTTTGAAGGAGTTGAAGCCCGTGTAGCTCAGGGTGTTCGTGAGGAGGAGGTGAGCTACCAGCTGGCCTTCAACAAACAAGAGCTGCGCAAAGTTATCAAAGAGTATCCTGGCAAAGAGGTGAAAAAAGGACTCGATAACCTTTACAAAAAGGTGGACAAACACTTGTGTGAAGAGGAAAGTCTGCTACAG GTGGTATGGCACTCCATGCAAGACGAGTTCATCCGTCAGTACAAGCACTTTGAGGATTTGATCGGCAGATGCTACCCTGGATCCGGAATAACCATGGAGTTTACCATCCAGGACATGTTGGAGTACTTCTCCAGCATTGCTCAGTCTCATTAG
- the exoc1 gene encoding exocyst complex component 1 isoform X3, translating into MTAIKHALQRDIFTPNDERLLGIVNVCKAGKKKKNCFLCATVTTERPVQVKVVKVKKSDKGDFYKRQQTWELRDLTEVDAKDASKENPEFDLHFEKVYRWVASSTAEKNSFISCIWKLNQRYLRKKVEFVNVSSQLLEESVPSGESQSVAGGDEDALDDYQELSAREEQDIESMMEMCEYAISNAEAFAEQLSRELQVLDGANIQSIMASEKQVNILMQLLDEALGEVDTIEGKLSSYEEMLQSVKEQMDQISQSNRLIQISNTNNVKLLDEIQFLVNYMDLSKGHIRALQEGDLTSPKGIEACINASEALLQCMNVALRPGHEKLMAVTQQQLLFAELRDTFARRLTNHLNNVFVHQGHDQSSTLSQHTAELSLPKHSPLHRDLLRYAKLMEWLKNTHREKYEGLSRTYVDYMSRLYEREIKDFFEVAKIKMAGTTKEAKGKFATLPRKESALKQETESLHGSSGKLTGSTSSLNKLTVQGSNSRRSQSSSLLDMGNMSASDLDVADRTKFDKIFEQVLSELEPLCLAEQDFISKFFKLQQHPTVTPPLAQPETEEADGIPSSRMPPQAEHRHSLSSEKDLVRLMMNKIFQSIETELNSLIALGDKIDSFNSLYMLVKMSHHVWTAENVDPASYLSTTLGNVLVTVKRNFDKCISGQIRQMEEVKISKKSKVGILPFVTGFEEFAELAETIFRNAERRGDLDKAYVKLIRAVFMNVEKVASESQKTPRDVVMMENFHHIFSTLSRLKISCLDAERREAKHKYTDHLQSYVINSLGQPLEKLNHFFEGVEARVAQGVREEEVSYQLAFNKQELRKVIKEYPGKEVKKGLDNLYKKVDKHLCEEESLLQVVWHSMQDEFIRQYKHFEDLIGRCYPGSGITMEFTIQDMLEYFSSIAQSH; encoded by the exons ATGACAGCCATCAAGCATGCTCTTCAGAGGGACATCTTCACACCCAACGATGAGCGTCTCCTCGGTATTGTTAATGTCTGCAaagcaggaaagaaaaagaagaactgCTTCTTGTGTGCCACAG TTACTACAGAGAGACCTGTCCAGGTGAAAGTGGTAAAGGTCAAGAAATCAGACAAAGGGGACTTTTACAAACGACAGCAGACTTGGGAGCTCCGAGATCTTACTGAAGTAGATGCCAAAGATGCAAGCAAG GAAAATCCTGAATTTGACCTTCACTTTGAGAAGGTGTACCGGTGGGTGGCCAGCAGTACGGCTGAAAAAAACTCTTTCATCTCCTGCATTTGGAAACTGAACCAGCGATACCTGAGGAAGAAGGTGGAGTTTGTGAATGTCAGTTCTCAGCTGCTGGAAG AGTCTGTGCCGAGCGGCGAGAGTCAGAGTGTTGCTGGTGGCGATGAGGATGCTCTGGATGACTACCAGGAGTTGAGCGCCCGTGAGGAGCAGGACATCGAGAGCATGATGGAGATGTGCGAGTACGCCATCTCCAACGCTGAAGCTTTTGCAGAGCAGCTCTCCAGGGAGCTGCAGGTTCTGGATGGG GCCAATATCCAGTCCATCATGGCATCGGAGAAGCAGGTCAACATCCTGATGCAGCTGCTGGATGAGGCGCTGGGGGAGGTGGACACCATCGAGGGAAAGCTGAGCAGCTATGAGGAGATGCTCCAGAGCGTCAAGGAGCAGATGGACCAGATCTCACAGAGCAACCGCCTCATCCAGATCAGCAACACCAACAACGTCAAACTGCTGGACGAGATCCAGTTCTTAGTg AACTACATGGACCTGTCGAAGGGACACATCAGAGCCTTGCAGGAGGGAGACCTGACCTCCCCTAAAGGCATTGAGGCCTGCATCAACGCCTCCGAAGCTCTTCTGCAGTGCATGAACGTGGCGCTCCGACCAG GCCACGAAAAGCTGATGGCTGTGACGCAGCAACAGCTCCTGTTTGCTGAGCTGAGAGACACCTTCGCTCGCCGTCTCACCAATCATCTCAACAATGTGTTTGTTCACCAG GGCCATGACCAGAGCTCCACCCTGTCGCAGCACACAGCTGAACTGAGCCTGCCCAAACACAGCCCCCTCCACAGGGACCTGCTGCGCTACGCTAAACTGATGGAGTGGCTGAAGAACACCCACAGGGAGAAATACGAGGGCCTGTCAAGG ACCTACGTTGACTACATGAGCAGATTATATGAACGAGAAATCAAAGACTTCTTTGAGGTCGCAAAGATAAAGATGGCGGGTACAACCAAGGAGGCCAAGGGCAAGTTCG CCACGCTTCCGCGGAAAGAGAGTGCactcaaacaggaaacagaaa GCCTTCATGGCAGCTCTGGGAAGCTGACAGGCTCGACCTCAAGCCTGAACAAGCTGACCGTGCAGGGCTCCAACAGCCGGCGTTCCCAGTCCTCCTCACTGCTCGACATGGGCAACATGTCCGCCTCTGACCTGGACGTGGCTGACAGGACCAAGTTTGACAAG atttttgagCAGGTCCTCAGTGAGCTGGAGCCTCTGTGTCTCGCAGAACAAGACTTCATCAGCAAGTTCTTCAAGCTGCAGCAGCACCCGACAGTTACACCCCCTCTCGCTCAG ccTGAAACAGAAGAGGCAGATGGAATCCCTTCGTCACGAATGCCTCCCCAGGCTGAACACAGACACTCCTTGTCATCAGA GAAGGACCTGGTGCGGCTGATGATGAATAAAATCTTCCAGAGCATCGAGACGGAGCTCAACAGTCTCATTGCTCTGGGTGACAAGATTGACAGCTTCAACTCTCTGTACATGCTGGTGAAGATGAGTCACCATGTGTGGACAGCTGAGAACGTCGACCCGGCGTCTTACCTCAGCACTACTTTGGGAAACGTGTTGGTCACTGTCAAGAGGAACTTTGACAAATGTATT TCTGGTCAGATCAGACAGATGGAGGAAGTGAAGATTTCTAAGAAAAGCAAAGTTGGTATCCTGCCTTTTGTCACTGGGTTTGAGGAGTTTGCTGAGCTGGCGGAAACAATCTTCCGCAACGCGGAGCGCCGAGGGGACCTGGATAAAGCTTATGTCAAACTTATCAGGGCTGTCTTCATGAATG TGGAGAAGGTCGCCAGTGAGAGCCAGAAGACGCCGCGGGACGTTGTGATGATGGAAAATTTCCACCACATCTTTTCCACACTGTCACGTCTAAAGATCTCCTGCCTGGACGCTGAGAGGCGAGAGgccaaacacaaatacacagaccACCTCCAATCCTATGTTATCAACTCTCTGGGTCAGCCTTTAGAAAAACTCAAT CATTTCTTTGAAGGAGTTGAAGCCCGTGTAGCTCAGGGTGTTCGTGAGGAGGAGGTGAGCTACCAGCTGGCCTTCAACAAACAAGAGCTGCGCAAAGTTATCAAAGAGTATCCTGGCAAAGAGGTGAAAAAAGGACTCGATAACCTTTACAAAAAGGTGGACAAACACTTGTGTGAAGAGGAAAGTCTGCTACAG GTGGTATGGCACTCCATGCAAGACGAGTTCATCCGTCAGTACAAGCACTTTGAGGATTTGATCGGCAGATGCTACCCTGGATCCGGAATAACCATGGAGTTTACCATCCAGGACATGTTGGAGTACTTCTCCAGCATTGCTCAGTCTCATTAG
- the exoc1 gene encoding exocyst complex component 1 isoform X2, whose protein sequence is MTAIKHALQRDIFTPNDERLLGIVNVCKAGKKKKNCFLCATVTTERPVQVKVVKVKKSDKGDFYKRQQTWELRDLTEVDAKDASKENPEFDLHFEKVYRWVASSTAEKNSFISCIWKLNQRYLRKKVEFVNVSSQLLEESVPSGESQSVAGGDEDALDDYQELSAREEQDIESMMEMCEYAISNAEAFAEQLSRELQVLDGANIQSIMASEKQVNILMQLLDEALGEVDTIEGKLSSYEEMLQSVKEQMDQISQSNRLIQISNTNNVKLLDEIQFLVNYMDLSKGHIRALQEGDLTSPKGIEACINASEALLQCMNVALRPGHEKLMAVTQQQLLFAELRDTFARRLTNHLNNVFVHQFNHFSHFKMTIPQFYRSSCLSLPGHDQSSTLSQHTAELSLPKHSPLHRDLLRYAKLMEWLKNTHREKYEGLSRTYVDYMSRLYEREIKDFFEVAKIKMAGTTKEAKGKFGLHGSSGKLTGSTSSLNKLTVQGSNSRRSQSSSLLDMGNMSASDLDVADRTKFDKIFEQVLSELEPLCLAEQDFISKFFKLQQHPTVTPPLAQPETEEADGIPSSRMPPQAEHRHSLSSEKDLVRLMMNKIFQSIETELNSLIALGDKIDSFNSLYMLVKMSHHVWTAENVDPASYLSTTLGNVLVTVKRNFDKCISGQIRQMEEVKISKKSKVGILPFVTGFEEFAELAETIFRNAERRGDLDKAYVKLIRAVFMNVEKVASESQKTPRDVVMMENFHHIFSTLSRLKISCLDAERREAKHKYTDHLQSYVINSLGQPLEKLNHFFEGVEARVAQGVREEEVSYQLAFNKQELRKVIKEYPGKEVKKGLDNLYKKVDKHLCEEESLLQVVWHSMQDEFIRQYKHFEDLIGRCYPGSGITMEFTIQDMLEYFSSIAQSH, encoded by the exons ATGACAGCCATCAAGCATGCTCTTCAGAGGGACATCTTCACACCCAACGATGAGCGTCTCCTCGGTATTGTTAATGTCTGCAaagcaggaaagaaaaagaagaactgCTTCTTGTGTGCCACAG TTACTACAGAGAGACCTGTCCAGGTGAAAGTGGTAAAGGTCAAGAAATCAGACAAAGGGGACTTTTACAAACGACAGCAGACTTGGGAGCTCCGAGATCTTACTGAAGTAGATGCCAAAGATGCAAGCAAG GAAAATCCTGAATTTGACCTTCACTTTGAGAAGGTGTACCGGTGGGTGGCCAGCAGTACGGCTGAAAAAAACTCTTTCATCTCCTGCATTTGGAAACTGAACCAGCGATACCTGAGGAAGAAGGTGGAGTTTGTGAATGTCAGTTCTCAGCTGCTGGAAG AGTCTGTGCCGAGCGGCGAGAGTCAGAGTGTTGCTGGTGGCGATGAGGATGCTCTGGATGACTACCAGGAGTTGAGCGCCCGTGAGGAGCAGGACATCGAGAGCATGATGGAGATGTGCGAGTACGCCATCTCCAACGCTGAAGCTTTTGCAGAGCAGCTCTCCAGGGAGCTGCAGGTTCTGGATGGG GCCAATATCCAGTCCATCATGGCATCGGAGAAGCAGGTCAACATCCTGATGCAGCTGCTGGATGAGGCGCTGGGGGAGGTGGACACCATCGAGGGAAAGCTGAGCAGCTATGAGGAGATGCTCCAGAGCGTCAAGGAGCAGATGGACCAGATCTCACAGAGCAACCGCCTCATCCAGATCAGCAACACCAACAACGTCAAACTGCTGGACGAGATCCAGTTCTTAGTg AACTACATGGACCTGTCGAAGGGACACATCAGAGCCTTGCAGGAGGGAGACCTGACCTCCCCTAAAGGCATTGAGGCCTGCATCAACGCCTCCGAAGCTCTTCTGCAGTGCATGAACGTGGCGCTCCGACCAG GCCACGAAAAGCTGATGGCTGTGACGCAGCAACAGCTCCTGTTTGCTGAGCTGAGAGACACCTTCGCTCGCCGTCTCACCAATCATCTCAACAATGTGTTTGTTCACCAG tTCAACCACTTCAGTCACTTCAAAATGACCATCCCTCAGTTCTATAGGTCCTCCTGTCTGTCGCTTCCA GGCCATGACCAGAGCTCCACCCTGTCGCAGCACACAGCTGAACTGAGCCTGCCCAAACACAGCCCCCTCCACAGGGACCTGCTGCGCTACGCTAAACTGATGGAGTGGCTGAAGAACACCCACAGGGAGAAATACGAGGGCCTGTCAAGG ACCTACGTTGACTACATGAGCAGATTATATGAACGAGAAATCAAAGACTTCTTTGAGGTCGCAAAGATAAAGATGGCGGGTACAACCAAGGAGGCCAAGGGCAAGTTCG GCCTTCATGGCAGCTCTGGGAAGCTGACAGGCTCGACCTCAAGCCTGAACAAGCTGACCGTGCAGGGCTCCAACAGCCGGCGTTCCCAGTCCTCCTCACTGCTCGACATGGGCAACATGTCCGCCTCTGACCTGGACGTGGCTGACAGGACCAAGTTTGACAAG atttttgagCAGGTCCTCAGTGAGCTGGAGCCTCTGTGTCTCGCAGAACAAGACTTCATCAGCAAGTTCTTCAAGCTGCAGCAGCACCCGACAGTTACACCCCCTCTCGCTCAG ccTGAAACAGAAGAGGCAGATGGAATCCCTTCGTCACGAATGCCTCCCCAGGCTGAACACAGACACTCCTTGTCATCAGA GAAGGACCTGGTGCGGCTGATGATGAATAAAATCTTCCAGAGCATCGAGACGGAGCTCAACAGTCTCATTGCTCTGGGTGACAAGATTGACAGCTTCAACTCTCTGTACATGCTGGTGAAGATGAGTCACCATGTGTGGACAGCTGAGAACGTCGACCCGGCGTCTTACCTCAGCACTACTTTGGGAAACGTGTTGGTCACTGTCAAGAGGAACTTTGACAAATGTATT TCTGGTCAGATCAGACAGATGGAGGAAGTGAAGATTTCTAAGAAAAGCAAAGTTGGTATCCTGCCTTTTGTCACTGGGTTTGAGGAGTTTGCTGAGCTGGCGGAAACAATCTTCCGCAACGCGGAGCGCCGAGGGGACCTGGATAAAGCTTATGTCAAACTTATCAGGGCTGTCTTCATGAATG TGGAGAAGGTCGCCAGTGAGAGCCAGAAGACGCCGCGGGACGTTGTGATGATGGAAAATTTCCACCACATCTTTTCCACACTGTCACGTCTAAAGATCTCCTGCCTGGACGCTGAGAGGCGAGAGgccaaacacaaatacacagaccACCTCCAATCCTATGTTATCAACTCTCTGGGTCAGCCTTTAGAAAAACTCAAT CATTTCTTTGAAGGAGTTGAAGCCCGTGTAGCTCAGGGTGTTCGTGAGGAGGAGGTGAGCTACCAGCTGGCCTTCAACAAACAAGAGCTGCGCAAAGTTATCAAAGAGTATCCTGGCAAAGAGGTGAAAAAAGGACTCGATAACCTTTACAAAAAGGTGGACAAACACTTGTGTGAAGAGGAAAGTCTGCTACAG GTGGTATGGCACTCCATGCAAGACGAGTTCATCCGTCAGTACAAGCACTTTGAGGATTTGATCGGCAGATGCTACCCTGGATCCGGAATAACCATGGAGTTTACCATCCAGGACATGTTGGAGTACTTCTCCAGCATTGCTCAGTCTCATTAG
- the exoc1 gene encoding exocyst complex component 1 isoform X1, with amino-acid sequence MTAIKHALQRDIFTPNDERLLGIVNVCKAGKKKKNCFLCATVTTERPVQVKVVKVKKSDKGDFYKRQQTWELRDLTEVDAKDASKENPEFDLHFEKVYRWVASSTAEKNSFISCIWKLNQRYLRKKVEFVNVSSQLLEESVPSGESQSVAGGDEDALDDYQELSAREEQDIESMMEMCEYAISNAEAFAEQLSRELQVLDGANIQSIMASEKQVNILMQLLDEALGEVDTIEGKLSSYEEMLQSVKEQMDQISQSNRLIQISNTNNVKLLDEIQFLVNYMDLSKGHIRALQEGDLTSPKGIEACINASEALLQCMNVALRPGHEKLMAVTQQQLLFAELRDTFARRLTNHLNNVFVHQFNHFSHFKMTIPQFYRSSCLSLPGHDQSSTLSQHTAELSLPKHSPLHRDLLRYAKLMEWLKNTHREKYEGLSRTYVDYMSRLYEREIKDFFEVAKIKMAGTTKEAKGKFATLPRKESALKQETESLHGSSGKLTGSTSSLNKLTVQGSNSRRSQSSSLLDMGNMSASDLDVADRTKFDKIFEQVLSELEPLCLAEQDFISKFFKLQQHPTVTPPLAQPETEEADGIPSSRMPPQAEHRHSLSSEKDLVRLMMNKIFQSIETELNSLIALGDKIDSFNSLYMLVKMSHHVWTAENVDPASYLSTTLGNVLVTVKRNFDKCISGQIRQMEEVKISKKSKVGILPFVTGFEEFAELAETIFRNAERRGDLDKAYVKLIRAVFMNVEKVASESQKTPRDVVMMENFHHIFSTLSRLKISCLDAERREAKHKYTDHLQSYVINSLGQPLEKLNHFFEGVEARVAQGVREEEVSYQLAFNKQELRKVIKEYPGKEVKKGLDNLYKKVDKHLCEEESLLQVVWHSMQDEFIRQYKHFEDLIGRCYPGSGITMEFTIQDMLEYFSSIAQSH; translated from the exons ATGACAGCCATCAAGCATGCTCTTCAGAGGGACATCTTCACACCCAACGATGAGCGTCTCCTCGGTATTGTTAATGTCTGCAaagcaggaaagaaaaagaagaactgCTTCTTGTGTGCCACAG TTACTACAGAGAGACCTGTCCAGGTGAAAGTGGTAAAGGTCAAGAAATCAGACAAAGGGGACTTTTACAAACGACAGCAGACTTGGGAGCTCCGAGATCTTACTGAAGTAGATGCCAAAGATGCAAGCAAG GAAAATCCTGAATTTGACCTTCACTTTGAGAAGGTGTACCGGTGGGTGGCCAGCAGTACGGCTGAAAAAAACTCTTTCATCTCCTGCATTTGGAAACTGAACCAGCGATACCTGAGGAAGAAGGTGGAGTTTGTGAATGTCAGTTCTCAGCTGCTGGAAG AGTCTGTGCCGAGCGGCGAGAGTCAGAGTGTTGCTGGTGGCGATGAGGATGCTCTGGATGACTACCAGGAGTTGAGCGCCCGTGAGGAGCAGGACATCGAGAGCATGATGGAGATGTGCGAGTACGCCATCTCCAACGCTGAAGCTTTTGCAGAGCAGCTCTCCAGGGAGCTGCAGGTTCTGGATGGG GCCAATATCCAGTCCATCATGGCATCGGAGAAGCAGGTCAACATCCTGATGCAGCTGCTGGATGAGGCGCTGGGGGAGGTGGACACCATCGAGGGAAAGCTGAGCAGCTATGAGGAGATGCTCCAGAGCGTCAAGGAGCAGATGGACCAGATCTCACAGAGCAACCGCCTCATCCAGATCAGCAACACCAACAACGTCAAACTGCTGGACGAGATCCAGTTCTTAGTg AACTACATGGACCTGTCGAAGGGACACATCAGAGCCTTGCAGGAGGGAGACCTGACCTCCCCTAAAGGCATTGAGGCCTGCATCAACGCCTCCGAAGCTCTTCTGCAGTGCATGAACGTGGCGCTCCGACCAG GCCACGAAAAGCTGATGGCTGTGACGCAGCAACAGCTCCTGTTTGCTGAGCTGAGAGACACCTTCGCTCGCCGTCTCACCAATCATCTCAACAATGTGTTTGTTCACCAG tTCAACCACTTCAGTCACTTCAAAATGACCATCCCTCAGTTCTATAGGTCCTCCTGTCTGTCGCTTCCA GGCCATGACCAGAGCTCCACCCTGTCGCAGCACACAGCTGAACTGAGCCTGCCCAAACACAGCCCCCTCCACAGGGACCTGCTGCGCTACGCTAAACTGATGGAGTGGCTGAAGAACACCCACAGGGAGAAATACGAGGGCCTGTCAAGG ACCTACGTTGACTACATGAGCAGATTATATGAACGAGAAATCAAAGACTTCTTTGAGGTCGCAAAGATAAAGATGGCGGGTACAACCAAGGAGGCCAAGGGCAAGTTCG CCACGCTTCCGCGGAAAGAGAGTGCactcaaacaggaaacagaaa GCCTTCATGGCAGCTCTGGGAAGCTGACAGGCTCGACCTCAAGCCTGAACAAGCTGACCGTGCAGGGCTCCAACAGCCGGCGTTCCCAGTCCTCCTCACTGCTCGACATGGGCAACATGTCCGCCTCTGACCTGGACGTGGCTGACAGGACCAAGTTTGACAAG atttttgagCAGGTCCTCAGTGAGCTGGAGCCTCTGTGTCTCGCAGAACAAGACTTCATCAGCAAGTTCTTCAAGCTGCAGCAGCACCCGACAGTTACACCCCCTCTCGCTCAG ccTGAAACAGAAGAGGCAGATGGAATCCCTTCGTCACGAATGCCTCCCCAGGCTGAACACAGACACTCCTTGTCATCAGA GAAGGACCTGGTGCGGCTGATGATGAATAAAATCTTCCAGAGCATCGAGACGGAGCTCAACAGTCTCATTGCTCTGGGTGACAAGATTGACAGCTTCAACTCTCTGTACATGCTGGTGAAGATGAGTCACCATGTGTGGACAGCTGAGAACGTCGACCCGGCGTCTTACCTCAGCACTACTTTGGGAAACGTGTTGGTCACTGTCAAGAGGAACTTTGACAAATGTATT TCTGGTCAGATCAGACAGATGGAGGAAGTGAAGATTTCTAAGAAAAGCAAAGTTGGTATCCTGCCTTTTGTCACTGGGTTTGAGGAGTTTGCTGAGCTGGCGGAAACAATCTTCCGCAACGCGGAGCGCCGAGGGGACCTGGATAAAGCTTATGTCAAACTTATCAGGGCTGTCTTCATGAATG TGGAGAAGGTCGCCAGTGAGAGCCAGAAGACGCCGCGGGACGTTGTGATGATGGAAAATTTCCACCACATCTTTTCCACACTGTCACGTCTAAAGATCTCCTGCCTGGACGCTGAGAGGCGAGAGgccaaacacaaatacacagaccACCTCCAATCCTATGTTATCAACTCTCTGGGTCAGCCTTTAGAAAAACTCAAT CATTTCTTTGAAGGAGTTGAAGCCCGTGTAGCTCAGGGTGTTCGTGAGGAGGAGGTGAGCTACCAGCTGGCCTTCAACAAACAAGAGCTGCGCAAAGTTATCAAAGAGTATCCTGGCAAAGAGGTGAAAAAAGGACTCGATAACCTTTACAAAAAGGTGGACAAACACTTGTGTGAAGAGGAAAGTCTGCTACAG GTGGTATGGCACTCCATGCAAGACGAGTTCATCCGTCAGTACAAGCACTTTGAGGATTTGATCGGCAGATGCTACCCTGGATCCGGAATAACCATGGAGTTTACCATCCAGGACATGTTGGAGTACTTCTCCAGCATTGCTCAGTCTCATTAG